A window from Lytechinus pictus isolate F3 Inbred chromosome 9, Lp3.0, whole genome shotgun sequence encodes these proteins:
- the LOC129267732 gene encoding beta-1,3-galactosyltransferase 5-like codes for MSVKVVFSLGYPKREQEQVQINEEARLHGDILQADYVEHYYNLTKKFVMGLKWAAKFCDCEFVMSTDDDIMVDIVTLAKDLQGLPLEERTNFVAGKQNGNPVDRNEYSKWYCPKELYPEDWYPPFPLGHGIILSHKVTQKLYEASRKLPPEIPFDDVYCGILLKALGIKIRDREGWFKNLHPQKRPVDYVKLQLQAETMNTAWEEFEKNL; via the coding sequence atgtctgtaaaagTGGTTTTTAGTCTCGGATACCCAAAAAGGGAGCAGGAACAGGTACAAATCAACGAGGAGGCCAGACTTCACGGAGATATTCTACAGGCAGACTATGTCGAACATTATTATAATCTCACCAAAAAATTCGTCATGGGTTTGAAGTGGGCAGCGAAATTTTGCGATTGTGAATTTGTGATGTCGACGGATGATGACATCATGGTCGACATCGTGACCCTCGCCAAAGACCTTCAAGGTTTACCGTTAGAGGAACGTACAAACTTCGTTGCTGGTAAGCAGAATGGAAACCCCGTTGATCGAAATGAATACAGCAAGTGGTATTGCCCGAAGGAACTGTACCCCGAGGATTGGTACCCGCCCTTTCCCCTCGGACAtggaattattttatcacataaGGTTACACAAAAGCTTTACGAAGCTTCCAGGAAGTTGCCGCCCGAAATTCCATTCGATGATGTCTACTGCGGGATACTTTTAAAGGCGCTGGGCATCAAAATAAGAGACAGGGAAGGCTGGTTCAAAAATCTTCATCCTCAAAAACGGCCCGTAGACTACGTTAAGTTACAGCTACAAGCAGAGACCATGAATACTGCCTGGGaagagtttgaaaaaaatctttaa